Part of the Jatrophihabitans sp. GAS493 genome, TCGACGGGAAGGTCGACTGGCCTCTGAACGACGCCGGAAGCCATCCGTTGACCGAACTCGTGCTCAGCGACTTCCTCGTCGTCGACGTCACGAAGCCCTATCTGGAGCGGGGTTCCTTTCTCGAGGTCGAGTTGGCGGCTCGGCGGGGCGTGCCGCACACGACCTGTGGCGGTCGCGCGCTGAACGACGATGTGATGGACACGCTCTTCACCCAGTGGGTGAACGCCGGCACCGGGCCCACCATCAGCGACGGAGTCGACCAGGCGAGCCGGCCGGCGTCCCGCACCTTCCCCTACCTCGCGGCGCCCAACCCGGACCCGCCTGAGCGCCCCGAGCATCTCTAACCATGGAGCAAGCAGTGGACGTGACCGACGGGGAGCCGACCCCGCTCGACCTCGACGACATCCAGTGGGGGGCGCTGAATGAACGACCATCGCCTTATGTCGGAAGCTACCTGCTACTACGCATCGACGACCCGGTCGCCGGTCGCGAACTCGTCCGCCGGCTGGCGCGGTTCGTCGATAGCGGACCACCGGCCACCGATCCGTCCAGCGGTGCGTGGCTGACGGTCGCCTTCAGCTATCAGGGCCTGAAGGCGCTGGGTGTCCCGCCGGAGTCGCTCGACAGCTTCGCACCCGAGTTTCGGGAGGGTATGAAGGCGCGAGCGGCCGAACTGGGCGACGTCGGCGAGAGCAGTCCGGAAAACTGGGAAGCACCGCTCGGGAGCAGCGACGTGCATGTCGCTTTGGCTGCCCTCTCCCCCGACCGCGCATCCCTGGAGGCCATCCTCGAGAAGGCGCGCAACGCCCATCAGGAACTCCCCGGCGTACAGCTGATCTGGCAGCAGGACTGCTACCAACTTCCCACCGGCCGGACCTCCTTCGGGTTCAAGGACGGGATCGGCCAGCCCTCCGTCGAAGGCAGCGGGCGACCGGCGTCGAACCCGAAGGAGAAACCGCTGAAGGCCGGCGAGATCATCCTGGGCTACCCCGACGAGACCGGCGAACTGGCGCCGATGCCCACTCCGGACGTGCTCGGCCGAAACGGCACCTACGTCGTCTTCCGCAAGCTCCACACTCGGGTCGCGGCGTACCGGCAATACCTGCGGGCCAACGCGGCCAGCCGTCAGGAGGAGGCGCTGCTCGGGGCGAAGCTGCTCGGCCGTTGGCCCAGCGGCGCCCCACTCGCGGTCTCCCCGGAGCGAGACGACCCCGAGCTCGGAGGCGACCCCGGTCGCAACAACGATTTCCTCTACGGTGACGACCGGCGCGGATTCAAATGTCCGGCCGGCGCTCATGCGCGACGCGCGAATCCGCGGGACTCCCTCGATGATCAGGGCAGCGTGGACGTTCGCCTGCATCGCATGATCCGGCGGGGAACCAGCTACGGGTCGATGCTTCCCGAGGGCGTCCTGGAAGACGACGGTGTGGATCGCGGCATCATGTTCATCTTCGCCGGGGCGCACCTCAAACGGCAGTTCGAGTTCGTCAAGACCCAGTGGCTGAACGACGGCATCTTCCTCGGCGCCCCGCAGGAGAAGGATCCGCTCGTCGGCGCGAATGACGGCAGCGGCACCTTCACCATTCCGCAGCGGCCGATCCGTCGACGGCTGCAGCAACTGCCTCCCTTCGTCGTCACCCGGGGTGGCGAGTACTGCTTCGCTCCTGGCATACGGGGACTTAAGTGGTTGGCCGAACTCGACTCATGACGAGCCGTCGAGACGCAGGAGGAGACATGGAGATCAGCCCAGGTACGGATCGGTGGCAGTCGCTCGACTTCGGCCCACCGCCCTCCGACCTCGCCGAACCCGACTCATCGGTGCTGCTGAACTACGGCCCCGATGAGCGAATCGCGGTGATCACCCTGAACCGGCCGAACGCGGACAACGCCATCACAACCGAGATGGGGGCCCGGCTGACCGAGGTCCTGGAGACGATCGCCGTGCAGACGGCGGTGCGGGTGGTGATCCTCACTGGTGCCGGTGACCGGGCCTTCTCCGTCGGCAGTGATCTGCGCCAGCGCCACAACATGACCAAAGAGGACTGGCTTCGCCAGCGACAGGACTTCGACCGCACCCTGTACACGCTGCGGCAACTCCGCAAGCCGATCTTCGCCGCCGTGAACGGCATCGCCTACGGTGGCGGGTCGGAACTGGCGCAGAGCACCGACTTCATCATCGCCTCGGAGAACGCGACCTTCGGCCAGCCGGAGGCGATGATCGGCCTGGCGGCCGGCGGCGGGTCACCGGCGCTGCTGCCCCGGCTGCTGCCCCCGGGGAAGGCTCTGCAGATGCTGCTGACCGGTGACCCGATCACCGCGCAGGAGGCGCATCGGCTCGGCATGGTCAACGAGATCCACCCTCAGCCCCAGTTGATGGATGCGGCGACCCGGATCGCCGAGAAGATCGCCAGCAATTCACCGACCGCGGCGCAGGCGGTCAAGCGGGCCGTGCAGCTGGGCGAGGGGCAGCCGCTCGAGCAGGCCATCGCGATCATGATGGAGTCCCACTGGCGCTCGGCCGTGCACCCGGACCGGGTCGAGGGCATCAGCGCGTTCAACGAGAACCGCGACCCGACCTTCCGGGACTCCGACTACTGATGCGGTAGCCGCCCGGCTCACGCAGCGAACCCCTAGGAGGCAATGAATGACAATCGCAGACGAGCTCGACCCGGGCCGCGCCTCGCTCCAGATGATCAACCCGGATCCGTTCAACGCCGAGGCACCGCCGGACGCCCTGACCGGAGCGATCACCCCGAACGAGTTCCATTACGTCCGCAGCAACTTCGACGTGCCGGCGCACGACGGCACGCTTGAGATCGGCGGGGCGGTCGACAACCCGCTGACGCTGACCGTGGCGGATCTGCGGGCGCTGCCTGCGGTCGATCGGGCGGTCACGCTCGAGTGCGCGGGCAATGGGCGTCTGGCGATGAAGCCACTGCCCGCCGGTGAACCCTGGGGCGACTATGCCGTCTCGACCGCGCGCTGGACCGGCGCGCTGCTACACGAGGTGCTGGCCCTGGCGCGCCCGACCACCGCCGGCGTCGACGTCCGCTTCGAGGGTGCCGATCACGGCACCTACCACCTCCGCCCGATCCTCCCCGATTCCGACCGGGACAACATGACCTTCGTTCGGGCGCTGCCACTGTCGCACGTCGTCGATCCGGCGGCCGAGATCCTCATCGCCTACGAGATGAACGGTAAGCCGCTGCCACCCGATCACGGGGCCCCGTTCCGCATCGTCGTGCCGCACTGGTACGCCGTCGCGTCGGTCAAGTGGCTCAAACGCATCGATGTACTGACCGAGCCCTACCAGGGTGAGTTCCAGACCGGTCATTACATGTACCAGTGGTCGGATAGACCCGATGAGCCCGTCACGCTGATGCGGGTGCGCTCGCGCATTACCGACCCGGCTCCCGGATCGGTGGTCGATCGAGGGACCTACACAGTGCGCGGGAAGGCCTGGTCGGGGACCGGGCCGGTGACGGCGGTCGAGGTGAGCCTCACCGGCGATGGCGACTGGCTTCCGGCCGAGCTCGAGCCACCCAAAGGCCCGTACCAGTGGCAGGACTGGACCTTCAATTGGGCCGCCAAGGACGTCGGACGCCACACCCTGCGGGCTCGGGCAACTGACGCGGCCGGCAACGTCCAGCCCCACCTCCCGCCGTGGAACCGCCTCGGCTACGGCAGCAACGCGATCGAAGTGATCTTCATCGACGTCAAATAGGTCATCTCGGTGCCGCTGAGGGAGGGATCTCGACCGCCACCATCGTCCACCGATCGTCGTGGATGCCGTTGGTGGTAAGTGTGCTCGTGGCGGCGGTGGTCGGCTCCTCCATCGTCTGGGTCCAGAACGAGTCGCGAATCCGCCCGTCCACGAAAGTGTGCACCAGAGACTGACCGGGCGGTGGCGTCGGCCGCTGCGAGTGCGTCCAGTCATGGCCGACGGCCCAGACCAGCGAACCGCAGGTCGGCGTGCTCAGGGTGTCCGTCGGTGTTCCGGTGGTTCCCGCGGCCGCCGCGGTCGTGCCGATGCTGGCGGCGGAGTGCGCGAATGAGGCGAGCGTGATCATGCCGTCGAACCCGGCGTTGGCCAACTGCGCCACAACCCTGACGTTCTTCAGTTTCGTCGGCGCGTAGGCCTGCCAAACCTCGGTCGTGCCCCAGGTGGAGTTGGAGCGCGTGGCCAGCGTCCAGGTCAGTCCCCCGCCGCTCACCCTGGTGATCTGCTGGTTCGGCGCCCGCGGCCCGTCGGCGGCGACGAACGCCAGAATCAACTCGTTGGGTTCATTCGTGCTGAATGGATCGGAGCGCAACTTCCGCGCGGCGGTCCGCTGATCGGTCGATGCCGTCGTGTCGAGAGTCGGCGCGGTGTTCGCACAGCTCGTCGACGCCGGGTTCACCGCTATCGTGACTGTCGCCGCCGAGCTGGTCAGCTGGCCGTCATTCGCCGTGAAAGTAAAGGAATCGGTGCCGGAGTAGCCCGGCGCCGGTGTGTAGATGACACTCGGCCCGGCGCCGGTCAGGCTGCCATGCAGCGGCCCGCTGGTGACGCTGTATGTGAGCTGATCATCGTCTGGATCGGTCGCGGAGAGAGTGATTGGCAGCGCGCCTCCGGCGGTCACCGTGACGGACTGCCCGGTCGCCGTCGGGGCGTGATTCACGGGTGTGGGATTCGGTGTCGGTGTCGTTGTCGGCGTGGGAGTCGGTGTCGGTGTCGGTGTGGGAGTCGGTGTCGGCGTGGGAGTCGGTGTCGGTGTCGGTGTGGGAGTCGGTGTCGGTGTGGGAGTCGGCGTGGGAGTCGGTGTCGGTGTGGGAGTCGGTGTCGGTGTCGGTGTGGGAGTCGGTGTCGGCGTCGGAGTCGGCGTCGGAGTCGGAGTCGGCGTCGGAGTCGGCGTCGGAGTCGGCGTCGGAGTCGGAGTCGGCGTCGGAGTCGGCGTCGGAGTCGGCGTCGGCGTCGGCGTCGGTGTCGGCGTCGGTGTGGGAGTCGGTGTCGGTGCTGCGGTGACCGTGACCGCCGCGCTCGGCCCGGAGGGTGTGACGGTGAGGGCACCGGCGTTCGCGTCGTCCGAGCTGGAGTACGTGCCCGGAACCTGTGAGGCCTTGACGGTGAACCGTTCGGTGCCCGCGGTCACCGCATCCAGTACGAAGGGCCCGCTCCAGGTGAGAGTCCTCCCAGCCACCTCCGGATCGTTGCTGGTGAGTCCGGACGACGTGCCGCTCTGATAGCTGAACCCGGCCGGCAACGTCACCGAGACGCTATTGACGCTTGTCGAGGTCCGGGCCTGATTCGAGATGCTCGCCGTGTACTGCAACGCCGCTCCCGCGACCACCGTGTCGGTTGAGGCAGACAGGCTGGCCGACAGCGTTCCCACCGGACGCACCGCGCCGTGCATCGTGTACACGACGTCGTTGAAGTCCCGGTCGCCACCGCCGTAGAGATCCTCGAAACCGAACTCGGTCAGCTGACCAGCCGCGTTGCTGTACCCCTCCATGTGATCGGTGCTGTCCGAGTTGGCCGAGGTGATCGAGAAGAACGCCTGGTTCTGCCAGCTCGGAATTGCCGGTAGGTCGGTCAGTGAAGCGGAGACGATGAAGAACGCGAGGTACGTCCCGGCCGGATAAGGCACCGTGACGTTCGGGCTGAAGGCATTCGATCCGCCCGGGAAGATCGTCTGCGACCGGCTCAGGACCCCGTCGTACCAGGCCTTCGTCCCCGGCCGAGCACCGTCGATCGTGCCAAGTGCATCGTCCACATTGAAGGCGACTAACTCGTTACTGTTGCTCGCGTCGCGGTCGATCCAATCGAAGGTGACGTCCACCGCGCCGGAGCCGGTGACCTGCCAGGTCTGCACATCGGGCAGGCGGGTGTAGGCGCGACACTGAGGTACCAAGGGATCGTTCACGTCGTCCTGGTCGCCGCAGAACGGTAACTGCAGGTCGGCGGCGTCAGTGGCGTCGAGGGTGATGGTTGTGGTGTCCGAATGACCCGCCGTATCGGTCACGGTCAGGGTCCCGGTGAGCGCTCCCGGTGTCGACAGCAGGTGCGAGGTGGTTGCCGCCGTGCTCGTGAACCCGTCGCTCAGGCTCCACCGGTAGCTGACGATCGTGCCGCTGGCGGCGATGGAATCGCTCGCGTCCAGCGTTGATCCCATCGGCACGAAGCCGTGGGCCGGGTCGACGTGAGCGACCGCGGTCGGATAGCCATCGCGGTGCACCACCGTGATTCCGACGACTTCAGTCACCGGTTCGCTGTTGCCGTCACTGACGTCGTAGGTGAAACTCGTGCTCCCCTCGAAACCGGCGTCGGGGGTGAAGATGCAGGTCCCGTCAGCCGCGCAGTTGGCGGTGCCGGACTGGGCGGCGCCGTTGCCGGTGACGGTCAACGGGTCACCATCAGGATCGACGTCGTTCTCCAGCACCGGAATCGTCACCGCAGTGCCCTTGTCGGTCGTGACGTTCTCAGGCTCCGGCTGGGGTTGGTGGTTGGCGGCCGGGTACACGGTCACGACCAGCTTGTCGGTCCCGGTCGCACCGTGGTCATCGGTGGCAGTCACGGTCAGCTGATACTGCCCCGGTTTCTGATAGGTGTGGTTCACCGTCGTACCGGTCGCGGTGCCACCGTCGCCGAACGTCCAGGCGACGGCCTCCACGCTGGAATCGGGATCATTCGCGTTGGCCGAGAACGGCATCTCCAGCTGGGCGATGCCCGTCGTGGTGTTGCCGGCCAGACTAACGGTCGGCGGCAGATTCCCCTTTGTGGTAACGGCGATAATGGTGCTGGCCATCGCGCTGCGACCGTGCTCGTCGCTCACCGTGACGGTCGCGATGAACTGCCCCACCTTCGTGTAGGTGTGGCTGGCTGTGGCCCCACTGCCGGTGGCACCATCACCGAAGTCCCATTCGTAAGAGGTGATCGTGCCGTCCTCGTCGATGGAGGACGACGCGTCGAACAGCACGAAGAGTGGTCCGTCACCGCTCTGGGTGGAGGCGGACAGACCAGCGCTCGGACCGACGAAGGCGGAGGCCCCGACGTGGACCACAACTTGTGCGGTGGCAGTCGCGCCGGCCGGATCGGCAATCGTGTAAGTGAAGACGTCGGTGCCGGTCACCGATCCCGGGGTGTAGACGCAGGTTGCCGCTCCACAGGTGACGGGGCCTCCCGAGCCGTCGGTCGAGGAGACGATTCGCAGCGTGTCGCCGTCGGGGTCGGAGTCATTGCCCAGCACGTCGATCGTCACTGCGTGATTGCTCGTCGTCGACACGTCATCGCGGACCGCGACCGGCGCCCGGTTGGGCTTGGGACCGACGGCGATCAACTGATTGCTTGAGTTGGACCGGGTGGCCTCGGAGACGGTGTGGGTGACTGGGTAGTAGCCGTCGTCTGTGAAGGTGTGAATCACGGAGGCGCCCGACGCGGTCTCGCCGTCGCCGAAATCCCAGTCGCGGGACACGATGCTATCGCCGTCGGTCGAAGCCCCGGTCGATTGGAAGTTGTAGGTTCGGCCGCTGACCAGGGTCGCGGTGAAACCCGCGGTCGGGGGGACGTCGAGACGCCCGGCCTCGACCAGGGCGCTCGTCGCGAAGGCTTGAATCGGATCGATCTCGGTTTCGAGCTGGTCGGCCAGCGTGCGCAACGCCTCAGGGAAGGGCTCGGTCGCTCCGGCCGCGCCGATGTCCTGGCCGAAGTGGGTGCGGATCGCCGCGATCTGGGTGTCGGTGTAGCCGAAGGAATGGAAGTTGGCCGTCTCGGCGGCGGTGAACCCACTGGCGGTGATCCGTTGGTAGAGCGTGTTCAGATCGTCGAACTCACTCGGCTCGATGGCCGGCTTGGAGAGCTCGGGGTCAGCCGCGGCGACGTCGGCGTAGGCCCGCAGCCGCTGTGCGCTGGTCTCCAACTCGCGGGCCAGATCGGTGCCGAACTGCCCGGTGGCGTTCAGTTGCCGGCGCTGGCCGGCTACGTTATCGGCGGCCTCGGCGCCCTGGAAACGTTCATAGCCATGCAGCATCGCGATACCGAATGCCCTTTGCCTATCAACTGATTGCAGCAGATCGTTCAGGGTGGACGGGCTACTTGACGGAATGGTCGCGAAGACCGGCGCAGCCACCGCGGCGAAGCCCGCGTCCGGCGGATCGTTGGCGATGTCCTGGTACATCTTCGCCGTCTGGCAGGAGAGATCCTTGAGAATGTCCAGTGCCTTGTTGATGTTGGCGGTGAATGGATCCTCGATGGTGAAGGCGACTCCGAACCCGATGCCGGTGACGACAGTTCCCACGAACGGAAGGTCGGTGTAGACGACCTTCGGAGCCTTGATGTCCTTGGAGAATCCGCGCATGCCAGTTGCTTTGCCGGCGACCTTCTCGAGCAGTCCGTTGATCGTGCACATGCCGTTCATGTCGAAATTCAATTGCGCGGCGGCGGCCTTCGCGTCGGCCACGACGCTGTCAGCGAGCGCGGTCGAGCAGGTGTCCCCACAAGATTCGACGGAGAAGACCTCACTCGCTTCGAGCGGAACGTCCTGGCTGTTCTCGACGCCGATCCGGAACTGCCCGATCGGTAGGTACGGTCCCTGAAGCAGGTCCCACTGGGTTCCGATGCCGATGAGGTGAGTGGCCCGCTTCCAGCCCGGTGCCGGCGAATCACAACTCCAGTCATCGCCGGTGGCGGCAATAACGCAGGCCCGTCCGCCCGCGGTGTCGGATCGGACGTAGACGAAGAGCGCGTTGTTGTCGGTGAAGTCGAGGGTCGGGTCGCCCCCCTCGTCGGAGGGGACCGGTCCGTACAGTCCGGCTGAGGACCGCGGCGCGTGCACCACCTGCGCGGTGAACATCGCGGCCACCAGCGAGAGACAGGTGATCACTGCCAGCGTGCGCTTGGATACGCAGACGTGCCTGTTCAGCAAGCGCATATGAAGTCCCCCGACCCTGGCGCATCCGCTATACGGTGGTCGCACGCTAACACCGGGACTTAACGTTGCCAAGGGTTAGTTAAGAATCTCCGACGAATCAGTTAAGACATAGACCGGGGTAATCGGTCTTCCGCGCTCTACCGGCCAGCCTTCTTCGGAGCAGAGGCCTTGGTCGGAGCAGTGGCCTTGGTCGGAGCGGCGGCCGTGTCGCGTTTCGTCGTGGTGGTCGGCCGGTAGTGGTGGTAGCCGAGGAACATGTCCACACCGCTGGTGATGAGAGCATCGGTCGTTGCCCGACTCAACGAATCGCCGTACGCACTGTGGACCAGGTGCGGGTACAGCACGAGCGCGTAGAGCTGAATACAGGCGAGCTCGATGTCGGGCATCTGCAGCCGACCCTGGTCGATGAGCCGCTGAAAGGTGGCCGCGAGTGCGGGCTGGGCTCGATCAGGTCCGTTCCCCCGCCAAGCCGCACCCAGTTCAGGGAATCGGCGCACCTCACTGACGACGAGATGGCGAAGGGCGAGCACGTCAGGCCTGGTCATGCCCTCTACCCACGCCTGCGCCGTCCAGATCAGACTCTCGCGCAGATCATCGGAACTATTTAGCCGGGCTTGTGTTCCGGCGACGGCACCCCCGAGCGCCTCGGAGAGCGCGTCGCCGATCACAGCCAGGAAGAGCCCCTCCTTGCTGCCGAAATGGTTATAGATAGTCACCTTGGAGACGCCGGCCTCGGCAGCGATGAGGTCGATGCCGGCTTCGAAACCGTCCCGGATGAAGACGTCGTGCGCGGCTTGCACGATCGCCTGTCGCTTTCGCTCGGCGCGGTCACCGGCTGGAATCCGCGGTACGGCCTGCCTCGTCATGGCCCGAATCTACCAGGAAAATGAACTGTACCGTTGAGTTCATCTGAACTATAAAGTACAGTTCAGATGTGGCGGCGGGAGAGCCCGCTGCCCCGGCGAAAGGGACACCGAGATGACCCGGACTATCACCACTCAGCGGGCGGGAATGGCCACGCCCTTCGGCCTTGACACACTGGCGCTACCCATTCACACCGCGGCCCAGAGCTGGATTCCCACCGGTGACGGAAAGTCGTTCAAACCATTGCGCTTCGATGCTGACGGCTGGTCAGAACTGATGCGCCTGGAACCAGGAACCATCGTCAACCGGCACCGTCACACCGGGGACGTGCACGCCTTCAACCTCGTCGGCACGAGAAGGATCCTGAACACCGATGAACTCATCGGCCCCGGCGACTACGTCTACGAACCGACCGGCAATGTCGATTCGTGGCAAGCGGTGGGCGACACCCACTGCATTGTGCACATCAAGATCACCGGCGCGGTGGAGTACCTCGACGCCGACGGAGCCGTGATTGGCGGCGCCGACTCCGCCTCCCAATACCGCTTGTATCTCGACTGGTGCCGTGACCATGGCGTCGACCCCTTGCCGCAGCTATGCCGTGGGGTATAGCTGTGCGCACGCTATCAACCAGCGGTCTGTGAAGTCTCTCTAATGGTCTAGGCAGCGCCGCCGAACCAGAGGCGCAACTGCCGGCTCAGGTCCTGCTGGTCGGCGCCGGTCCAGACCACGTGTCCATCGGGTCGCAGCAGCACGGCCGGCTGCTCCAACTCGTCGCTGACGTCGACGACGTGGTCGACCCGGTCCGCCCAACCCCCAGCCGAGAGCCCTCCGGTCTGATCGAGCAGCAGGCCGCGACCGCGGTGCATCAGCTGGTAGAGGCGACCGCGAGACAGCGCGATATCGCGCAGCCGCCGGCCGACGAGCCGCTGACCGGGACCGGTTCCGGCACCGGCACCGGCACCGGCACCGGCACCGAAGTCGTAGCGCACACCGATCGCGGTGACCTTCTCGATCAGGTGCCGGTTCACGTCATCGAACTCCATCAGGTCGCTGAGTAGCCGACGTACCGCCTGCGGTCCGGGTTCCGGGTCGATCAATTCGGACTGGGCCCGGGTGGTGTTCAGCACGTCGGCGGCGACCGGGCGACGCTCGGCCGGGTAGCTGTCCAGCAGCGCCGGCGGAGCCCAGCCGTTCACCTCGGCGGCCAGCTTCCAGCCGAGGTTGAACGCGTCCTGGATACCGAGGTTGAGCCCCTGCCCGCCCAGCGGCGGGTGGACGTGCGCCGCGTCGCCGGCCAGGAACACCCGGCCGCTGCGGTACCGCTCGGCCAGCCGCGTCGCGTCGGTGAACCGGGAGAGCCAGCGTGGGGAGTGCACACCGAAGTCGGTGCCCGCGTAAGCCCGAAGCTGCGTCTTGAACTCGGCCAACGTCGGTTCCGACGTGCGATCCTCGGCTACGCTCGCGGCCGGCACGACGGCCCGGTAGAGCCCATCTCCGGCCGGCCCGACACCGAAACCCCGGTGAATCTTGCGGACTTCATCCACGACTGACGCCAACTCCGCGGGCGGGGTCGTCACCTCCAACTCCGCGAGCAGCCACTCCGTTCGAGCGGGTTCACCCGGAAACTCAACACCGAGCAGTCGACGCACCAAGCTACGGCCACCATCGCAGCCGACGAGCCACCGCGAGCGCAGCCGCTGTCCATCGGCCAACTCGACCGTCACCGCGTCCTCGTCCTGCTCGAAGCCGGTCACCTCCTGGCCGCGTCGGATATTAGCGCCGAGTTCTACCGCACGGTCAGCCAGCAGGCGATCGGTAACCGGCTGGGGAATTCCGAGGATGTATCCGTGCGCGGTGTCCAGGTGCGCCGGCCACGGCTTGTCGATCCCGGCGAATCGGGTCGCGCCCGGATACTGCCGACCCTGGGCCAGGAACCGATCCAGCAGCCCGCGCTGACCCATGATCTCGACGCTGCGCGGATGCAGCCCCAGCGAGCGGACCAGTTCCGTCGGTTCGGCATCCCGCTCCAGCACCAGCACGTCCACGTCGTGCAGGCGCAGTTCACTGGCCAGCATCATCCCGGTCGGGCCGCCCCCGCTGATGATCACGTCCGGCATGAAACCCCCAGAACACCCGTCGCCATTGACAGTTCCCGATGGTACGGACGACCACGCACCTCGGGCCGAAGGTCGGCCGGCGAACCGGCGCTTACAGGCGCTTACAGGCGCTTACAGGCGCTTACAGGCGCTTACAGGCGCTGCTCCCCCAGCCAGGTCAGGCAGGCAGTAGCGACCTCACGCCACCCGCCGTCGATGGTCAGCGAGTGGCCCCGACCTTCGAACTCCACCAGTTCGGTGACCGCGGCCGAATGCCGGTACTGCTTCAATGTGGACTTCGTGATCGCCTCGGGAACAGTGTGGTCCTGACCGCCCATGATCAGCAGGAGCGGGCCGCGCTTCTCATTGCCCGTCTCCACCTTGGCCGGCGAGTGCAGCGAGAAGTTCGCGGCGGCCGCCTCGAATAGTGGCCGCCCCGGCGCGGCGATCACCCACTTTTCATAGAGCGCGTCTGACTCCTCCTCGGTGAGGGCGTTGCCGAAGCTGTAGCGAAACTGCTCAGCGGAGAGGGTGACGGCCTTGTGCTTGTTGGCCGGATTCTTGAAGACCGGCAGCGTCGAGCGCAGCGCCGACAGCGGCAGCGGAAGCACCCCCTTGATCTGGGCGGCGTCGATGGCGATCGCGGCCGCCGCGTAGTCCTCGCCGAGTAGTTTCTCGGCGATCATGCCTCCGAAGGAGTGTCCGATGAGGATCGGCTTCTCTTCGAGTTGATCGATGAACGCGCGGTAGTGGGCGGTCACGTCCTCGATGCCGAAGTTGGCGACGCTGTCAGGGGTGGCTCGAGTCTCGGCGACGGTGACCTGATCGCCCGGCCAGCCCGGCGCACTAGGCCGGTAGCCAGAATCGGCGAATAGTTGCACCCAGGGGTCCCACGCGGCGCTGTGCAGCCAGAGGCCGTGGATGAAGACGACAGGAGTTGCCGAGTCGGTCATGAGCGAGTCCAATCCGAATTTGTCTGCACTTACGAAGGAATCCTCTTCGAGACCGGGTCGGAGCGCTTGCGTCAGGTGACTGAAGTCGGAGCGGGGAGTGACGGCCTAGCGTCAATCCCCATAGCGAAGTTCGCCGCCCCGGGCGGTCCCCCCAATGGAGAGAAGAACTCAAATGCCTGAAAAGAAGCCACTTCACCATCGACGACGGTTGACCACACTCGCACTTGGCGTAGCCACGGCCGCCGGGCTGGTTGCGTTGACCACCGGCGGCGCCGACGCCCATCCCACCCCACGCAAGCCCAAGCCGACCGTCGTCCTGGTTCACGGGGCCTGGGCCGACAGCTCCAGTTGGGACGGTGTGGTGGGACGCCTGCAGTCTGACGGGTACG contains:
- a CDS encoding PKD domain-containing protein; protein product: MRLLNRHVCVSKRTLAVITCLSLVAAMFTAQVVHAPRSSAGLYGPVPSDEGGDPTLDFTDNNALFVYVRSDTAGGRACVIAATGDDWSCDSPAPGWKRATHLIGIGTQWDLLQGPYLPIGQFRIGVENSQDVPLEASEVFSVESCGDTCSTALADSVVADAKAAAAQLNFDMNGMCTINGLLEKVAGKATGMRGFSKDIKAPKVVYTDLPFVGTVVTGIGFGVAFTIEDPFTANINKALDILKDLSCQTAKMYQDIANDPPDAGFAAVAAPVFATIPSSSPSTLNDLLQSVDRQRAFGIAMLHGYERFQGAEAADNVAGQRRQLNATGQFGTDLARELETSAQRLRAYADVAAADPELSKPAIEPSEFDDLNTLYQRITASGFTAAETANFHSFGYTDTQIAAIRTHFGQDIGAAGATEPFPEALRTLADQLETEIDPIQAFATSALVEAGRLDVPPTAGFTATLVSGRTYNFQSTGASTDGDSIVSRDWDFGDGETASGASVIHTFTDDGYYPVTHTVSEATRSNSSNQLIAVGPKPNRAPVAVRDDVSTTSNHAVTIDVLGNDSDPDGDTLRIVSSTDGSGGPVTCGAATCVYTPGSVTGTDVFTYTIADPAGATATAQVVVHVGASAFVGPSAGLSASTQSGDGPLFVLFDASSSIDEDGTITSYEWDFGDGATGSGATASHTYTKVGQFIATVTVSDEHGRSAMASTIIAVTTKGNLPPTVSLAGNTTTGIAQLEMPFSANANDPDSSVEAVAWTFGDGGTATGTTVNHTYQKPGQYQLTVTATDDHGATGTDKLVVTVYPAANHQPQPEPENVTTDKGTAVTIPVLENDVDPDGDPLTVTGNGAAQSGTANCAADGTCIFTPDAGFEGSTSFTYDVSDGNSEPVTEVVGITVVHRDGYPTAVAHVDPAHGFVPMGSTLDASDSIAASGTIVSYRWSLSDGFTSTAATTSHLLSTPGALTGTLTVTDTAGHSDTTTITLDATDAADLQLPFCGDQDDVNDPLVPQCRAYTRLPDVQTWQVTGSGAVDVTFDWIDRDASNSNELVAFNVDDALGTIDGARPGTKAWYDGVLSRSQTIFPGGSNAFSPNVTVPYPAGTYLAFFIVSASLTDLPAIPSWQNQAFFSITSANSDSTDHMEGYSNAAGQLTEFGFEDLYGGGDRDFNDVVYTMHGAVRPVGTLSASLSASTDTVVAGAALQYTASISNQARTSTSVNSVSVTLPAGFSYQSGTSSGLTSNDPEVAGRTLTWSGPFVLDAVTAGTERFTVKASQVPGTYSSSDDANAGALTVTPSGPSAAVTVTAAPTPTPTPTPTPTPTPTPTPTPTPTPTPTPTPTPTPTPTPTPTPTPTPTPTPTPTPTPTPTPTPTPTPTPTPTPTPTPTPTPTPTPTPTPTPTPTPTPTPTPTTTPTPNPTPVNHAPTATGQSVTVTAGGALPITLSATDPDDDQLTYSVTSGPLHGSLTGAGPSVIYTPAPGYSGTDSFTFTANDGQLTSSAATVTIAVNPASTSCANTAPTLDTTASTDQRTAARKLRSDPFSTNEPNELILAFVAADGPRAPNQQITRVSGGGLTWTLATRSNSTWGTTEVWQAYAPTKLKNVRVVAQLANAGFDGMITLASFAHSAASIGTTAAAAGTTGTPTDTLSTPTCGSLVWAVGHDWTHSQRPTPPPGQSLVHTFVDGRIRDSFWTQTMEEPTTAATSTLTTNGIHDDRWTMVAVEIPPSAAPR
- a CDS encoding TetR/AcrR family transcriptional regulator, with translation MTRQAVPRIPAGDRAERKRQAIVQAAHDVFIRDGFEAGIDLIAAEAGVSKVTIYNHFGSKEGLFLAVIGDALSEALGGAVAGTQARLNSSDDLRESLIWTAQAWVEGMTRPDVLALRHLVVSEVRRFPELGAAWRGNGPDRAQPALAATFQRLIDQGRLQMPDIELACIQLYALVLYPHLVHSAYGDSLSRATTDALITSGVDMFLGYHHYRPTTTTKRDTAAAPTKATAPTKASAPKKAGR
- a CDS encoding cupin domain-containing protein, which translates into the protein MTRTITTQRAGMATPFGLDTLALPIHTAAQSWIPTGDGKSFKPLRFDADGWSELMRLEPGTIVNRHRHTGDVHAFNLVGTRRILNTDELIGPGDYVYEPTGNVDSWQAVGDTHCIVHIKITGAVEYLDADGAVIGGADSASQYRLYLDWCRDHGVDPLPQLCRGV
- the rox gene encoding rifampin monooxygenase — encoded protein: MPDVIISGGGPTGMMLASELRLHDVDVLVLERDAEPTELVRSLGLHPRSVEIMGQRGLLDRFLAQGRQYPGATRFAGIDKPWPAHLDTAHGYILGIPQPVTDRLLADRAVELGANIRRGQEVTGFEQDEDAVTVELADGQRLRSRWLVGCDGGRSLVRRLLGVEFPGEPARTEWLLAELEVTTPPAELASVVDEVRKIHRGFGVGPAGDGLYRAVVPAASVAEDRTSEPTLAEFKTQLRAYAGTDFGVHSPRWLSRFTDATRLAERYRSGRVFLAGDAAHVHPPLGGQGLNLGIQDAFNLGWKLAAEVNGWAPPALLDSYPAERRPVAADVLNTTRAQSELIDPEPGPQAVRRLLSDLMEFDDVNRHLIEKVTAIGVRYDFGAGAGAGAGAGTGPGQRLVGRRLRDIALSRGRLYQLMHRGRGLLLDQTGGLSAGGWADRVDHVVDVSDELEQPAVLLRPDGHVVWTGADQQDLSRQLRLWFGGAA